In Methanofastidiosum sp., the DNA window AAGTCCAAGAAAAATGGAAAGGGATTGTCATTCACTAAATCCTAACATAAAAATCATTAAAACTTCAGTAAAGAAAAATATAGGAATAAATGAATGGTTAGAAATATTCGAATAAGCATCTATTATTAGACAATCTAATTATTTATAATTTTTCAAAAATTTTCTAGTATCTTCAGTATCCATCCACCCTTCGTCCAATTGTTTTATAACTTCATCAATTCTATCAATGTTTGTTAATAGAGTCTGTTTTATTTCTGGATCATTAATTCTAACCTGAGTGAAAGTATTAAGTATTGCTAATGGATTCCTAATATGATCAATTAGATGGGCAAAATGTTCAATATTATTCTCTATTTGAACTAAAGCTTTCTTTCTTTCGGTAATGTCCCTAAATGCAGTTACTGCACCTATAACTTCGCCCTTATCTATAATAAATTTATTATCAGCTTCTACTATAATGATGTCACCATCTTTATGTTTTAATTCAAGTTCTATTTTTTCATCAGAATTATTATTTATGCCTTGTCTGAACATTTTAGCTAAAGCTGGAACATGTTTAACATCAATTATTCCAACTCCCATAAAACTTTTTCCAATTAATTCTAATTTTTTGTAGCCTAATTTAGTTTCAACTCTTTTATTTATCTCTAGTATTTTTCCATATTTATCAACATAGAGGATAATGTCTCCAACTGTATCAAGTATAATCTTATGTTTTCTTTCAGCGTCGGTCATTATTATTTGAGACGATTTTATTTTGTTAAATCCACGATTGATGAGATAGAAGATCAACAATGAAGTCAAAAAAATAAATAAAATATCCTTAAAAGATTGAAAAAAAATCAATTTCGGTATATCTATTATACGTGTTGCAAGAAAGGCATCAGAAAATAGAATCCATATGACCCCTATAACTAGATAAACACTGACAATGATGAGGGGATTACCAAAAGAAATTTTTTCATCTGCATGGTCCATGAAAATACCTTTATCGCCATATTATAGCTTTAATAGTATTGTTATATATTATTATATTAACTTATGGGTAAAGATAAATCTATAGTGAATGGTAGACTAATAAAAATATATAAAAATTAGTCTATAAATTCAATAATTACTTCTTTTACATCCCATAAAGTTTCAATCTTTTCTTTAGTCTCTTCTCTTATCGAATTGGCGAATTGATGATTAGACGGTAAATCAATTGTGAGAAAAACTTTGCCACTGTCAATTTCTATCTTTTTAATGAGATTTGTTCTTACAACATCAAGCCCAGTTAAAGGATTCATTACTTTCTTCAATCTATTATTTACGACCTCAATTGTTGTAGGTATTTTTTCAGCAATGATTCCGTGTTTTTCTTCATAATTTTGTATTGCTGCCCTCAATCCTTCAACTGCTAATACCGAGCAATGCGCTTTTATTGTAGGTAATCCGCCTAAAGCATCTGCTGCCTGCTGCCATGTGATTTTCTTCGCTTCTTCAAGAGTTTTACCTTTGGCCATATCTGTAATGATCGAACCAGTTGCGATATTTGATGCGCAACCATAAGATTCAAATTTAATATCCTCAATAACTTTAGTTTCAGGATTTACTTGTATATAGACTGAAACCATGTCTCCACATGCAGGACTTCCTTCAGTTGCTTTGCCATCAGGATTTTCTAGTTTACCTACATTA includes these proteins:
- a CDS encoding PAS domain S-box protein, translating into MDHADEKISFGNPLIIVSVYLVIGVIWILFSDAFLATRIIDIPKLIFFQSFKDILFIFLTSLLIFYLINRGFNKIKSSQIIMTDAERKHKIILDTVGDIILYVDKYGKILEINKRVETKLGYKKLELIGKSFMGVGIIDVKHVPALAKMFRQGINNNSDEKIELELKHKDGDIIIVEADNKFIIDKGEVIGAVTAFRDITERKKALVQIENNIEHFAHLIDHIRNPLAILNTFTQVRINDPEIKQTLLTNIDRIDEVIKQLDEGWMDTEDTRKFLKNYK
- a CDS encoding iron-sulfur cluster assembly scaffold protein gives rise to the protein MKFPYSEKVLEHFRHPHNVGKLENPDGKATEGSPACGDMVSVYIQVNPETKVIEDIKFESYGCASNIATGSIITDMAKGKTLEEAKKITWQQAADALGGLPTIKAHCSVLAVEGLRAAIQNYEEKHGIIAEKIPTTIEVVNNRLKKVMNPLTGLDVVRTNLIKKIEIDSGKVFLTIDLPSNHQFANSIREETKEKIETLWDVKEVIIEFID